A section of the Desulfuribacillus stibiiarsenatis genome encodes:
- a CDS encoding DUF1540 domain-containing protein — MFGNKIFCTVVTCKHHTTRDRCSKKKVQISTHESIARDFRSTDCMSFEHKD; from the coding sequence ATGTTTGGAAACAAAATTTTTTGTACCGTTGTCACCTGCAAGCATCATACCACTAGGGATCGCTGCAGTAAGAAAAAAGTTCAAATCAGCACTCATGAGTCAATTGCGCGTGACTTCCGTAGTACTGATTGTATGAGTTTCGAACACAAGGATTAA